From the genome of Candidatus Buchananbacteria bacterium, one region includes:
- a CDS encoding AAA family ATPase, producing the protein MKITKLTINGFRGFNEKEVIDVNNNIVIIYGLNGSGKSSFTEALEWLFFDAISRQRLSRCKSDYRYEEYLKNVFYTGSEHPFVEVEGILDGKNIKLRKEMASGGNKHYIDDIEKENFKSLNLKLDDYFRPMLAQTEIKSLVDSEQKDRWEQLSSILGQDSLTKLRESLMQLKSQKRDDSYKSTERIWQSVVVETESLAELKLLVDPLKKLDEKSVLEKVNEVFGTKELASLEALAEKIKIKQKASLNTEVGKRVAQVNYQEIKTIEPYLGELKYYAEKLEEFSHQSTKDGVNHRHINFLKTGLEFCNPPECPYCTEKTITEQKIKNIEDTIHKAKDASKAMESIDENKKLLEIWESGLASEVEKIFPDRRELKLISQNLMSLQEIDLAALVQGLEKDIDSYKLEIKKFVITQKGALYSYLRNKYFVSGSTDDVYPEDLDKVVGFVEDKFIHANQRWNEIKIKITEKLPNFGEDDTAEIKKWFVLEKIVKFFYNNKKFIKKTKLLDVVEKLRLDLENYEKSEVDRLLQEHSEEIKSYYDSLNPNDDVKFSKIEVGDGVRRQAKLKGEAYGQDINPVTFFSEAHTNSLALSIYFPQRVDRNTTWNTVVLDDPVQSMDENHSHALLKILSDISEKKQIIILTHSKSFARKASALFSHKNPLGYSFYYNDKKGPKVEINNAETLTYLDRAEDQAKKGDPKSLEEASQNLRKSIESLCFEFLISKGVGFNTAKKKQEEGLKTLFSVSESNGLPSSEISKMKSFLDTSHANSHAWSVADTTPGGVNLGIKEMRGIYSTYLA; encoded by the coding sequence ATGAAAATAACTAAACTGACAATTAACGGGTTTCGAGGCTTTAATGAGAAAGAAGTTATTGATGTAAATAATAATATAGTTATTATTTATGGTTTAAATGGTTCTGGAAAAAGCAGTTTTACGGAGGCATTAGAATGGTTATTTTTTGACGCAATTAGTCGGCAAAGGTTATCAAGATGTAAATCTGACTACAGATATGAAGAATATTTAAAAAATGTATTTTATACAGGAAGTGAGCATCCTTTCGTTGAGGTAGAGGGAATTTTAGATGGAAAAAACATTAAATTAAGAAAAGAGATGGCATCCGGAGGGAATAAACATTATATTGATGACATAGAAAAAGAAAATTTTAAATCACTAAATTTAAAATTGGATGATTATTTTAGACCAATGCTAGCTCAAACAGAAATTAAATCTTTGGTAGATTCTGAGCAAAAAGATCGATGGGAACAACTATCTAGTATCTTAGGTCAAGATAGTCTGACGAAACTGCGTGAAAGTTTAATGCAGCTAAAAAGTCAAAAACGAGATGATTCTTACAAAAGCACTGAAAGAATTTGGCAATCTGTTGTAGTTGAAACAGAATCACTTGCTGAATTGAAATTATTAGTAGATCCTTTAAAGAAATTAGATGAAAAATCTGTTTTAGAAAAAGTTAATGAAGTTTTTGGTACAAAAGAGTTGGCCTCTTTAGAGGCGCTAGCTGAGAAGATTAAAATAAAACAAAAGGCTTCTTTAAATACAGAGGTAGGTAAAAGAGTGGCCCAAGTGAATTATCAAGAAATTAAAACAATTGAGCCATATTTAGGAGAACTTAAGTACTACGCTGAAAAATTGGAAGAATTTTCTCATCAATCAACAAAAGATGGGGTAAATCATAGACACATTAACTTTTTAAAAACAGGGTTAGAGTTTTGTAATCCACCAGAATGTCCTTATTGTACTGAAAAGACAATCACAGAACAAAAGATTAAAAATATAGAAGACACTATCCATAAAGCTAAAGATGCTAGTAAAGCGATGGAAAGCATAGACGAAAATAAAAAACTTTTAGAAATTTGGGAGTCTGGATTAGCGTCAGAAGTAGAGAAAATTTTTCCAGATCGACGAGAACTTAAATTAATCTCACAAAATTTAATGAGTTTGCAAGAGATTGATTTGGCGGCATTAGTTCAGGGACTAGAAAAAGATATTGATAGCTATAAGTTAGAAATTAAAAAGTTTGTTATTACACAGAAGGGTGCTTTGTATTCATATTTACGAAATAAATATTTTGTTTCAGGATCAACTGATGATGTGTACCCGGAAGATCTTGATAAGGTCGTAGGCTTTGTTGAGGATAAATTCATTCATGCTAATCAAAGATGGAACGAAATAAAAATTAAAATTACTGAAAAACTGCCAAATTTTGGAGAAGATGACACTGCAGAGATAAAAAAATGGTTTGTTTTAGAAAAAATTGTAAAGTTTTTTTACAACAATAAAAAATTTATTAAAAAAACAAAGTTACTGGACGTAGTAGAAAAGTTAAGATTAGACTTAGAAAATTATGAAAAATCAGAGGTTGACAGACTTCTGCAGGAACATTCTGAAGAAATCAAAAGTTACTATGACTCTTTGAATCCTAATGATGATGTAAAATTTTCAAAGATAGAAGTTGGTGATGGCGTAAGAAGACAAGCAAAACTAAAAGGAGAGGCTTATGGCCAGGATATTAATCCTGTAACATTTTTCAGTGAAGCGCACACTAACAGTCTTGCTTTAAGTATTTACTTTCCACAAAGAGTTGACAGAAATACTACTTGGAATACGGTTGTTTTAGACGACCCTGTTCAATCAATGGACGAGAATCATTCACACGCTTTATTAAAAATATTATCAGATATCTCGGAAAAAAAACAAATTATAATTTTAACTCACTCAAAATCTTTTGCTAGGAAAGCCTCAGCATTATTTTCTCATAAAAATCCTTTAGGGTATTCATTTTATTACAATGATAAAAAGGGTCCTAAGGTAGAAATAAACAATGCAGAAACACTTACATATTTAGATAGGGCAGAAGATCAAGCTAAAAAGGGAGATCCGAAGTCACTAGAAGAAGCTTCTCAAAATTTAAGAAAGTCTATAGAATCTCTATGTTTTGAATTTCTTATATCAAAAGGAGTAGGATTTAATACAGCTAAGAAAAAACAAGAAGAGGGGCTTAAAACTTTATTTTCAGTCTCGGAAAGTAATGGTCTTCCTTCTAGTGAGATTAGTAAGATGAAAAGTTTTCTAGATACCTCGCATGCTAACTCTCATGCATGGAGTGTCGCAGACACAACTCCCGGAGGTGTTAACCTAGGAATAAAAGAAATGCGAGGGATTTATTCTACTTATTTAGCATAA
- the recJ gene encoding single-stranded-DNA-specific exonuclease RecJ → MSEMNWQVAAAVPKEFSDKFPEINPIVLQLLYNRGIKTQEAVDEFLNPDYGADIHSPFLFRDMEKAVTRILQAVEEKEKIVVYGDYDADGVSSSAVMVETLAKLGADVDVYIPYRETEGYGLNKEAVLELSKRGVSLVITVDCGISNVEEVRLLNENHIDIIITDHHHEPPTLPEAFAIINPNVAAETYPFRSLAGVGVAFKVAQGLVLRHKNFKVTPIPEGWEKWLLDLVAIGTIADLQLLLGENRTLVNYGLVVLRKTNRLGLRELLKSTNADLASVDEQVIGWQISPRLNAAGRLNHASSAYQLLITQSPEEALKLTQELNQTNQERQQLTEKVKTEAREVLGQFNGEKILIAVGKNWPTGVVGLVAGRITDQWHRPALVISHYNGEIIGSGRSIAEFNIIEALDECREYLARYGGHAQACGFTVKDEANLKLFIEKIKTLAETQLAGKDIAKSLFIDAQVELENVDWHLFEQLEKFFPHGVGNYKPRFVAHDLNIKEIQTVGKDGRHLRLMVQHKTQIIRKTIGFTFGEWRDKLKPGDKIDMVFEVDVNEWNGNRELQLKIIDLKSK, encoded by the coding sequence ATGTCTGAAATGAATTGGCAGGTTGCTGCCGCCGTCCCTAAAGAGTTTAGCGATAAATTCCCGGAAATTAACCCGATTGTTTTACAGCTGCTCTATAACCGCGGCATTAAAACGCAAGAAGCGGTTGACGAGTTTTTAAACCCTGATTATGGTGCTGATATCCATAGTCCTTTTTTATTTCGGGATATGGAAAAAGCGGTGACTAGAATTTTACAGGCTGTTGAGGAAAAGGAAAAAATCGTTGTCTATGGCGATTACGACGCCGACGGTGTCTCATCTTCGGCGGTGATGGTAGAAACCCTCGCCAAGCTTGGTGCGGACGTGGACGTCTATATCCCGTACCGTGAAACGGAAGGCTACGGTTTAAATAAAGAAGCCGTATTAGAACTTTCAAAGCGAGGAGTGAGCCTGGTGATTACGGTTGATTGCGGCATTTCTAATGTTGAAGAAGTCAGGCTCTTAAACGAAAACCATATTGATATTATTATTACTGATCATCATCATGAACCGCCAACATTGCCGGAAGCGTTTGCAATCATCAATCCAAACGTGGCGGCTGAAACCTACCCGTTTCGCAGTTTGGCTGGTGTTGGTGTGGCATTTAAAGTCGCTCAGGGTTTAGTGTTAAGACACAAAAATTTTAAAGTCACGCCCATTCCCGAGGGGTGGGAAAAATGGCTTTTGGATTTGGTGGCTATTGGCACCATTGCTGACTTGCAGTTGCTGCTTGGTGAAAACCGCACGTTAGTCAATTATGGTTTAGTGGTACTGCGAAAAACCAATCGGCTTGGTCTGCGTGAGTTGCTTAAATCTACCAATGCTGATTTAGCAAGCGTGGACGAGCAAGTCATTGGCTGGCAAATTTCACCGCGCCTGAATGCGGCCGGCCGGCTTAATCATGCCAGTTCGGCATATCAGTTGTTAATCACGCAAAGCCCGGAAGAAGCGTTAAAACTTACCCAGGAATTAAACCAGACTAATCAGGAACGCCAGCAGCTGACCGAAAAAGTAAAAACGGAAGCTCGTGAAGTCTTAGGACAATTTAACGGCGAGAAAATTTTGATTGCCGTCGGTAAAAATTGGCCGACCGGTGTGGTTGGGCTCGTTGCTGGGCGCATTACCGATCAATGGCACCGTCCGGCGCTGGTAATTAGTCACTATAATGGCGAAATTATCGGCTCAGGCCGCAGTATTGCGGAATTTAACATTATTGAGGCTTTGGATGAATGCCGGGAATATCTGGCCCGTTATGGCGGCCATGCCCAGGCCTGCGGTTTCACTGTTAAAGACGAAGCTAATCTAAAGCTGTTTATTGAAAAAATCAAAACACTGGCCGAAACCCAGCTGGCCGGAAAAGACATTGCCAAGTCGCTTTTTATTGATGCCCAAGTTGAACTTGAAAATGTTGATTGGCACTTGTTTGAACAATTAGAAAAGTTTTTTCCGCATGGTGTCGGCAACTATAAGCCCCGGTTTGTGGCGCACGATTTAAACATCAAAGAAATTCAAACCGTTGGCAAAGACGGTCGGCATTTGCGTCTGATGGTCCAGCATAAAACTCAAATCATCCGCAAAACAATCGGGTTTACATTTGGTGAATGGCGGGATAAACTTAAACCCGGAGATAAAATTGACATGGTGTTTGAGGTTGATGTCAACGAATGGAATGGTAATCGTGAATTGCAGCTAAAAATTATTGATTTAAAATCAAAATGA
- a CDS encoding ribonuclease HI family protein, translated as MSKAIIHTDGGARGNPGPAGIGVVIEINGQTHHFKKFIGETTNNQAEYQAVILALEKAKELGVEEIDLFLDSELVQQQLVQKYKVKNVDLAPLFVKVWNLAMGFKKVRYTHVRRADNKAADRLVNEVLDEQLKK; from the coding sequence ATGAGTAAAGCAATAATTCATACCGATGGCGGTGCTAGGGGAAACCCCGGCCCGGCCGGTATTGGTGTGGTGATTGAAATTAATGGCCAAACCCACCACTTTAAAAAATTTATCGGCGAGACCACTAATAACCAAGCCGAATACCAAGCTGTTATTTTAGCGTTGGAAAAAGCCAAAGAACTTGGCGTCGAAGAAATCGATCTGTTTTTAGATAGCGAACTGGTGCAGCAGCAATTGGTCCAGAAATATAAAGTTAAAAATGTTGATTTAGCGCCATTGTTTGTAAAAGTTTGGAATCTGGCAATGGGGTTTAAAAAAGTCAGATACACGCACGTTCGTCGGGCCGACAACAAAGCCGCTGACCGCTTAGTTAATGAGGTCTTGGACGAACAGCTAAAAAAATAA
- a CDS encoding rhodanese-like domain-containing protein, producing MQPEISSHEVHSRLKNQQPCTLLDVRTKEEFDRAHIQGALFLPLDEISQLSLTKLGLEKNQEIIVYCLSGPRGFDAAKILANLGYTNVKNMTSGLLAWRANGYSFLVSGQ from the coding sequence ATGCAGCCAGAAATCAGTTCACATGAGGTGCACAGCCGACTAAAAAATCAACAGCCCTGCACGCTGCTTGATGTTAGAACTAAAGAAGAGTTTGATCGCGCCCACATTCAGGGTGCGCTGTTTTTACCACTTGATGAAATTTCTCAACTCTCTTTGACTAAATTAGGTCTGGAGAAAAACCAGGAAATAATCGTTTATTGTTTGAGCGGTCCGCGTGGATTTGACGCCGCTAAAATTTTAGCCAACTTGGGATATACCAACGTCAAAAATATGACCAGTGGACTGCTGGCCTGGCGCGCCAATGGCTACAGTTTTTTGGTTTCCGGCCAGTAA
- a CDS encoding sugar transferase: MKKSELILTAVKPPLDYLALVFAALGAYSIRYLPEIQKIRPVVFDLPFKEYFQISLGICVGWVLIFALTGLYSVSGPKKIRGEVTKIFIACSAGLAFVLGVMVFNRFLFDSRFIILAGWVLAFVFVSIERGLINLIQKFAYRFGFGVHRIVIIGNGNVADELKKEFSTKPGLGYLVVGQFRNFNENAKLQISQMVDNDQLDEIIQINPNANIEETNQLLDFITEHHLDFRYTADLLGTQLVNLEMTTYAGMPVVEVKKTRLDGWGRIYKRTFDIIGSVLLIIVTSPVMVITAILIKLDSKGPVLFKYKRIGQFGKPFTYFKFRSMFKGSHKLRFDSEFLASQQNVREGSPMIKFQKDPRITRVGRVIRRFSIDELPELFLSLIGKMSLVGPRPHEVEEVEKYQRHHKKVLTIKPGITGMAQVSGRSDLDFEKEVKLDTYYIENWSLGLDFMILLKTPLAVLKRRQTE, from the coding sequence ATGAAAAAGTCGGAATTGATATTAACCGCTGTTAAACCGCCGTTGGACTATTTGGCGTTAGTTTTTGCGGCATTGGGGGCGTACTCCATTCGTTATTTACCGGAAATCCAAAAGATTAGACCGGTAGTTTTTGATTTGCCATTTAAAGAATATTTTCAAATCAGCTTGGGAATCTGCGTTGGGTGGGTATTGATTTTCGCCTTAACTGGGCTGTATAGCGTCAGCGGCCCAAAAAAAATCAGAGGTGAAGTGACTAAAATTTTTATTGCCTGTTCGGCCGGGCTTGCATTTGTTTTGGGCGTGATGGTCTTTAACCGATTTTTGTTTGACTCTCGTTTTATTATTTTGGCTGGCTGGGTATTAGCATTTGTTTTTGTCAGCATAGAGAGGGGACTAATCAACTTGATTCAAAAATTTGCCTACCGCTTTGGCTTTGGTGTTCACCGGATTGTAATCATTGGCAATGGTAATGTGGCCGATGAACTTAAAAAGGAATTTTCAACCAAGCCAGGCCTGGGGTATTTGGTTGTTGGCCAGTTTAGAAATTTTAACGAAAATGCCAAACTGCAAATCAGTCAGATGGTTGATAACGATCAACTTGATGAAATTATTCAAATCAACCCTAACGCCAACATTGAAGAAACTAATCAGCTGCTTGATTTTATTACCGAACACCATCTCGATTTTCGCTACACGGCCGATTTATTAGGAACGCAGCTGGTTAATTTGGAAATGACAACTTACGCCGGTATGCCGGTGGTAGAAGTGAAAAAAACCAGGCTGGACGGCTGGGGGCGAATCTATAAAAGGACGTTTGATATTATCGGCTCAGTCCTGTTAATCATTGTCACTTCACCGGTTATGGTTATAACTGCTATTCTGATTAAACTGGACAGTAAAGGGCCGGTATTGTTTAAATATAAACGCATCGGACAGTTTGGAAAACCATTTACTTATTTTAAATTTCGCTCAATGTTTAAAGGCAGCCACAAGCTACGGTTTGATTCTGAATTTTTGGCGAGCCAGCAGAATGTCCGCGAAGGTAGTCCCATGATTAAATTTCAAAAAGATCCCCGAATTACTCGGGTTGGACGAGTTATTAGGCGTTTTAGCATTGATGAACTGCCGGAATTGTTTTTATCGCTGATTGGTAAAATGAGTTTAGTCGGGCCGCGGCCGCACGAAGTTGAAGAAGTTGAAAAATATCAGCGGCACCATAAAAAAGTTTTAACTATCAAGCCGGGCATAACCGGAATGGCCCAGGTTTCCGGACGGTCTGATCTTGATTTTGAAAAAGAAGTCAAACTTGACACCTACTACATTGAAAACTGGTCGCTGGGCTTAGACTTTATGATTTTATTAAAAACCCCATTAGCCGTTTTAAAAAGGAGACAAACCGAATGA
- a CDS encoding glycosyltransferase, with the protein MKLALVHDHLIQEGGAERVLQVLQDLYPDAPTYTLLYDQEKLGSLFKGKDIRTSFLQNWPGALKHYQWFLPVMPTATESYNLADYDVVLSSSSAMAKGVVTRSNTLHFCYCHTPTRYLWSDTHRYIDELKYNRVVKKIIPLMLTQLRLWDQQAAQRVDYFIANSKNVAARIEKYYRRSSVVIHPPVDTKQFQISEAVGKYFLTGGRLVTYKKFDLTIQAFNRLGIPLKIFGIGPEESKLRAMAKSNIEFVGKVDSKQLAKLYSEAIAFIHPQIEDFGITIVESMASGRPVIAYSAGGACETVVEKKTGKFFDEQTWEALADTIVRFKPEEYDPKVIRAYAEQFGTERFKKEINDLIQAELEKMNSSQIRCGF; encoded by the coding sequence ATGAAGCTCGCGTTAGTACATGATCATCTAATTCAAGAAGGCGGCGCCGAACGGGTGTTGCAGGTTTTGCAAGACTTATACCCCGACGCTCCAACCTACACTCTGTTGTATGATCAGGAAAAACTGGGCTCGCTTTTTAAAGGTAAAGACATACGCACCTCGTTTTTGCAAAACTGGCCGGGAGCTTTAAAGCACTATCAGTGGTTTTTACCGGTTATGCCGACTGCTACCGAAAGCTATAATCTGGCTGATTATGATGTGGTACTTTCCAGTTCATCAGCGATGGCTAAAGGGGTGGTGACCAGATCAAATACCCTGCATTTTTGCTATTGTCACACACCAACTAGGTACCTGTGGTCTGACACTCACCGCTACATCGACGAATTGAAATACAACCGAGTAGTTAAAAAAATTATTCCCCTAATGCTAACCCAGTTGCGGCTTTGGGATCAGCAAGCCGCCCAGCGGGTTGACTATTTTATTGCTAATTCAAAGAATGTCGCGGCCCGAATTGAAAAATATTACCGCCGTAGTTCGGTAGTAATCCATCCGCCGGTTGACACCAAACAATTTCAGATCAGCGAAGCAGTCGGCAAATATTTTCTCACCGGTGGGCGCCTGGTAACATACAAAAAGTTTGACTTAACCATTCAGGCATTTAACCGCTTAGGAATTCCGCTAAAAATTTTTGGCATCGGGCCGGAAGAAAGCAAATTGCGTGCAATGGCTAAATCTAATATTGAGTTTGTCGGCAAAGTTGATTCCAAGCAGCTGGCAAAGCTATACAGTGAGGCAATTGCGTTTATTCATCCGCAAATTGAGGACTTTGGCATTACTATTGTTGAATCAATGGCATCGGGCCGACCGGTAATTGCCTATTCGGCCGGTGGGGCCTGTGAAACCGTGGTGGAAAAAAAGACCGGCAAATTTTTTGATGAACAAACCTGGGAAGCCTTAGCCGACACTATTGTTAGGTTTAAACCGGAGGAATACGATCCAAAAGTTATTCGAGCATATGCTGAACAATTTGGCACTGAAAGATTTAAAAAAGAAATCAACGATTTGATCCAAGCCGAGCTGGAGAAGATGAACAGCTCCCAAATTCGTTGCGGATTTTAA
- a CDS encoding glycosyltransferase family 4 protein, whose translation MKIGVDVRCLMEKQYSGISEYTYNLLKALFKIDQENQYFLFYNSSKPVKMPEFDSPRVFYKAFNYPNKLFNLSLRFLKIAEIDKLVGGVDVFLIPSFLFSNLSKDCRKILIVHDLSFELYPEFFTFKKQLWHHLIEPRRITNTADSIIAISENTKQDVVKIYQTPPEKIDVIYNGISDMFFEPITDNDISRVKKKYDLPDEYIFSLGNLEPRKNVESLLKAFNLLENKSIQLVIAGGQAWKYQKIYQIWQKSAKKNQIKFIGYVDAKDRAALYHLAKVFVYPSIYEGFGLPPIEAMACGTPVISSFTSSLVESVNDAGLLIDPQNYNELAKTIDQYLADSRLQEILKTKGLEYAKQFNWANTAKAVLAVLNREKK comes from the coding sequence ATGAAAATAGGAGTTGACGTTCGCTGTTTGATGGAAAAACAGTATTCCGGCATCAGCGAATACACCTACAATCTGCTCAAAGCCTTATTCAAAATTGATCAGGAAAATCAATATTTTTTGTTTTATAATTCTTCAAAGCCGGTCAAAATGCCGGAATTTGACAGTCCAAGAGTTTTTTATAAAGCATTTAATTATCCAAACAAGCTTTTTAACTTATCGTTACGATTCCTAAAAATTGCCGAAATTGACAAATTAGTCGGCGGCGTGGATGTCTTTTTGATTCCCAGCTTTTTATTTTCTAACCTTTCAAAAGATTGCCGTAAGATTTTAATCGTTCACGATTTATCATTTGAACTCTATCCTGAATTTTTTACTTTTAAAAAACAACTGTGGCACCATTTAATTGAACCGCGCCGGATTACTAACACTGCTGATAGTATCATTGCCATATCGGAAAATACTAAACAAGATGTGGTAAAAATTTATCAGACGCCGCCGGAAAAAATTGACGTAATTTATAACGGCATCAGCGACATGTTTTTTGAACCAATCACCGACAACGATATTTCGCGCGTCAAGAAAAAATATGATTTGCCGGACGAATACATTTTTTCGCTAGGCAACCTCGAACCGCGAAAAAATGTCGAGTCACTCCTTAAAGCTTTCAATCTATTGGAAAATAAATCAATTCAACTAGTCATTGCCGGCGGTCAGGCCTGGAAATATCAAAAAATCTACCAGATTTGGCAAAAATCAGCTAAAAAAAATCAGATTAAGTTTATCGGCTATGTTGATGCCAAAGACCGCGCGGCGCTGTACCACTTGGCAAAAGTGTTTGTTTATCCCTCCATTTATGAAGGGTTTGGCCTGCCGCCGATCGAGGCTATGGCCTGCGGCACACCCGTTATTAGCAGTTTTACTTCCTCGTTGGTTGAATCAGTTAATGACGCCGGGCTGTTAATTGACCCGCAGAATTATAACGAATTGGCTAAAACCATTGATCAATATTTGGCTGACAGCAGATTGCAGGAAATATTAAAAACAAAAGGATTAGAGTATGCCAAACAGTTTAACTGGGCCAATACCGCTAAGGCTGTTTTAGCTGTTTTAAATCGAGAAAAAAAATGA
- a CDS encoding glycosyltransferase family 4 protein: MRIGIDARMYGPQAATGIGNYIKNLTQNLFAVDQTNEYFLFMIEPQFSAFTPPNERVKKIKVDSPWYSWSEQLKLPFVYRHYNLDILHVPHFNVPIFYPGKMVTSIHDITPKFFPGPVVSKSIIRKLGYNAVLRSAVYKSKSILVGSQHTKNEITKHFKVDESKIKVIPLGYDFAAAKQYLASPQQLVEKYKITKPFILYIGVWRDHKNLPGLITAFDIIKEKFGLDYQLVLGGKADPSYPEIPLAINKAKYRQDIIVPGYIPEDELPNFYQHAKVFVLPSFCEGFGLVALESATWGVPVAASNTTSVPEVLGPAGKYFNPHDPEEMARVVSEVATNENLHQNLVTLGYEQAKKYSWVETAKQTLAVYQAS, encoded by the coding sequence ATGAGAATCGGAATCGATGCCCGAATGTACGGTCCGCAAGCCGCGACTGGCATCGGGAACTATATCAAAAATCTCACCCAAAATCTTTTTGCCGTTGACCAAACCAACGAATATTTTTTATTCATGATTGAACCGCAATTTTCAGCGTTCACCCCGCCCAATGAGCGGGTTAAAAAAATTAAAGTTGACAGTCCGTGGTACAGCTGGTCAGAACAGTTAAAATTACCTTTTGTCTATCGACATTACAATCTTGACATATTACATGTGCCTCATTTTAACGTGCCGATATTTTATCCGGGCAAAATGGTTACTAGCATTCATGATATCACCCCGAAATTTTTTCCGGGCCCGGTGGTGAGTAAATCAATAATCCGAAAACTTGGTTATAACGCCGTTTTACGCTCGGCGGTTTACAAATCAAAAAGCATTCTGGTCGGCTCACAGCACACTAAAAACGAAATCACCAAGCATTTTAAAGTCGATGAAAGTAAAATCAAAGTCATTCCTTTGGGCTATGATTTTGCCGCCGCAAAACAATATTTAGCTTCACCTCAGCAATTGGTCGAAAAATATAAAATCACCAAACCGTTTATTTTATATATTGGTGTCTGGCGTGATCATAAGAATTTACCGGGACTGATTACTGCTTTTGATATTATTAAAGAAAAATTTGGCTTAGATTATCAGTTAGTCTTGGGAGGCAAAGCTGACCCTAGCTATCCGGAAATACCGCTGGCGATTAACAAGGCTAAATATCGGCAAGATATTATTGTTCCCGGTTACATTCCTGAAGATGAATTGCCAAACTTTTATCAGCATGCCAAAGTATTTGTCTTGCCGTCATTTTGTGAAGGGTTTGGTCTTGTTGCCCTTGAGTCGGCAACTTGGGGTGTGCCGGTAGCAGCTTCAAACACCACCAGTGTTCCGGAAGTCTTGGGACCGGCCGGAAAGTATTTTAATCCGCATGACCCCGAAGAAATGGCGCGGGTTGTTAGTGAAGTTGCAACTAATGAAAACCTTCATCAAAATCTTGTCACTCTTGGCTATGAACAAGCTAAAAAATACAGCTGGGTTGAAACTGCCAAGCAAACTTTAGCAGTTTACCAAGCAAGTTAA